The Clostridioides sp. ES-S-0010-02 genome window below encodes:
- a CDS encoding DegV family protein: MKIKLVCDSLCDIPDEISKKDYIEIVPLTVIFNDREYIEGVDIDKEEFYKKVKEIKQIPKTSQATYMEFKEVFDKFIEEGYHIICLTGASNASGTFQSAVIAKNDMNEKEKIHIFDTRNLSLGSGQYVIKACELVEEGLGFEEIINELENIRSSIRLLFAPYTLDFLKQSGRVPVATALIGNMLNIKPIFFFDNGEAKLVNKVRGVKNIASKLVDIILEMNEGSLEGKIVTIGCGDNLHDCEILKEEVNKRIKARRVLFTRGGVSICSHTGPDILAISCSN; the protein is encoded by the coding sequence TTGAAAATAAAGTTAGTATGTGATAGTTTGTGCGATATTCCAGATGAAATATCAAAGAAAGATTATATAGAAATAGTTCCACTTACAGTTATTTTTAATGATAGAGAATACATAGAAGGAGTGGATATAGATAAAGAAGAGTTTTACAAGAAAGTAAAAGAAATAAAACAAATACCTAAGACTTCACAAGCTACATATATGGAGTTTAAAGAAGTATTTGATAAGTTTATAGAAGAGGGATATCATATAATCTGTTTAACAGGTGCATCAAATGCCTCAGGAACTTTTCAAAGTGCTGTAATAGCTAAGAATGATATGAATGAAAAAGAAAAAATACATATATTTGATACTCGAAACTTATCACTTGGTAGTGGGCAATATGTTATAAAAGCCTGTGAACTTGTTGAAGAAGGTTTGGGGTTTGAAGAAATAATAAATGAGTTAGAAAACATTCGTAGCAGTATAAGATTACTTTTTGCTCCATATACCCTTGATTTCTTAAAACAAAGTGGAAGGGTTCCAGTAGCAACTGCTTTAATAGGAAATATGTTGAATATAAAACCTATATTTTTCTTTGATAATGGGGAAGCTAAGTTGGTAAACAAGGTCAGAGGAGTAAAAAATATAGCAAGTAAACTAGTAGATATAATTTTAGAAATGAATGAAGGGTCTTTAGAAGGGAAAATAGTAACAATAGGCTGTGGAGATAATCTACATGATTGTGAAATATTAAAAGAAGAAGTAAATAAAAGAATAAAAGCAAGAAGAGTCTTGTTTACTAGAGGTGGAGTTTCTATTTGCTCTCATACAGGGCCAGATATATTAGCTATAAGTTGTTCTAATTAG
- the rpsO gene encoding 30S ribosomal protein S15, with translation MINKTEIIKEYGRVEGDTGSPEVQIALLTARINDLNGHLKTHKKDHHSRRGLLKMVGRRRNLLAYLKEKDLEGYRALIAKLGLRK, from the coding sequence ATGATAAACAAAACAGAAATAATCAAAGAATATGGAAGAGTTGAAGGAGATACTGGTTCTCCAGAAGTACAAATAGCTTTATTAACAGCTAGAATAAATGATCTAAATGGACATTTAAAAACTCATAAGAAAGACCACCATTCAAGAAGAGGACTATTAAAAATGGTTGGTAGAAGAAGAAACTTATTAGCTTACTTAAAAGAAAAAGATCTTGAAGGATATAGAGCATTAATAGCTAAATTAGGATTAAGAAAGTAA
- a CDS encoding bifunctional riboflavin kinase/FAD synthetase has translation MVIIKSIAEIANIKESVITIGNFDGIHKGHQVLIKKAVEYAKKENIQSIVFTFANHPVNYFRPNSTKNIISNEDKIRLLEELGIDIVVIIPFDEYMTKIPAKDFVEEILVKKLKAKKIVIGHDFTFARAKEGNVNLLKSLEDEFGFEVEVIKPIKINDVRVSSTYIRSLVSQGDMTNVKEYLGRNYKLEGCVIHSKHLGRTIGFPTANIDLKNNMLIPKRGIYASIVHIGDEVYFGATNVGYNPTVNGKSLSIETNILEFDRDIYGENIIVEFLERIRDERKFNSIDDLKNQLSNDINYVYENYVCKNR, from the coding sequence ATGGTGATTATAAAATCTATAGCAGAAATAGCAAACATAAAAGAAAGTGTCATTACCATAGGGAATTTTGATGGCATACACAAAGGACATCAAGTTCTTATAAAAAAAGCAGTTGAATATGCAAAAAAAGAAAATATACAGAGTATTGTATTTACATTTGCAAATCATCCTGTAAACTACTTTAGACCAAACTCAACAAAAAATATTATAAGCAATGAGGACAAAATAAGATTATTGGAAGAATTGGGAATAGATATAGTTGTAATCATACCATTTGATGAGTATATGACCAAAATACCTGCAAAGGATTTTGTAGAGGAGATACTAGTAAAAAAATTAAAAGCTAAAAAAATAGTAATTGGACATGACTTTACGTTTGCCAGAGCGAAGGAAGGTAATGTCAATCTATTAAAAAGCTTAGAAGATGAATTTGGTTTTGAGGTGGAAGTAATAAAACCAATCAAAATAAATGATGTAAGAGTGAGTAGTACTTATATTAGAAGTTTAGTATCCCAAGGTGATATGACTAATGTCAAAGAGTATTTAGGTCGTAATTACAAGTTGGAAGGCTGTGTTATACATTCTAAACACCTTGGAAGAACTATTGGATTCCCAACAGCAAATATTGACCTTAAGAATAATATGCTCATTCCAAAGAGAGGTATCTATGCTTCTATTGTACATATTGGAGATGAGGTTTATTTTGGTGCTACAAATGTAGGTTACAACCCAACAGTTAATGGAAAATCTTTGTCTATTGAAACAAATATTTTAGAATTTGACAGAGATATTTATGGTGAAAATATAATTGTTGAATTTTTGGAAAGAATAAGGGATGAGAGAAAATTTAATTCAATAGATGACTTAAAAAATCAATTGTCTAATGACATAAACTATGTATATGAAAACTATGTTTGCAAAAACAGGTAA
- the truB gene encoding tRNA pseudouridine(55) synthase TruB, translated as MNKIINILKPTGMTSHDVVSRVRKILNMKKVGHTGTLDPDASGVLPICIGKATKVCELILNKDKSYICELTLGISTDTYDSSGEIIKKVDDFKLSNEDIERAFDMQKGEIDQLPPIYSALKVNGKRMCDLVRSGRGSEITLKTRRINIKDIKILSIKGNKVMFYVECSKGTYVRSICHDIGEYLGCGGHMSFLNRTSSGKFNLENSITLEELELFYANETLDKHLYDIDYVLDSFNYIVLNPNAIKYYSNGGSIDDKRFLKNNLSKDDEFVRVYSKDNFLGLGKLSKHNNTISVKSDKMFV; from the coding sequence GATTATAAATATATTGAAGCCTACAGGTATGACGTCTCATGATGTTGTAAGTAGGGTAAGAAAGATTTTAAATATGAAAAAAGTTGGGCATACAGGTACTCTTGACCCAGATGCATCAGGTGTTTTACCAATATGTATAGGAAAAGCTACAAAAGTATGTGAACTTATTTTAAACAAAGATAAATCGTATATATGTGAACTTACTTTAGGTATAAGTACAGATACCTATGATTCATCTGGCGAAATTATAAAAAAAGTTGATGATTTTAAGTTAAGTAATGAAGATATAGAAAGAGCTTTTGATATGCAAAAAGGTGAAATAGATCAACTTCCTCCAATTTACTCAGCTTTAAAAGTAAATGGAAAGAGAATGTGTGATTTAGTAAGAAGTGGTAGAGGCTCTGAGATTACTTTAAAAACTAGAAGAATAAACATAAAAGATATAAAAATCCTTAGTATAAAAGGTAATAAAGTAATGTTTTATGTTGAATGTTCTAAAGGGACTTATGTGAGAAGCATTTGCCATGATATAGGAGAATATCTAGGGTGTGGAGGACATATGTCGTTTTTAAATAGAACATCTTCTGGCAAATTTAACTTGGAAAATTCGATAACGCTGGAAGAATTAGAATTATTTTATGCAAATGAAACTCTGGATAAACATTTATATGATATAGATTATGTATTGGATTCGTTTAATTATATTGTATTAAACCCTAATGCTATAAAATATTATAGTAATGGTGGTTCAATAGATGATAAGAGATTTTTAAAGAACAATCTCAGTAAAGATGATGAATTTGTAAGAGTATACAGTAAAGATAACTTCTTAGGATTAGGAAAATTATCAAAACATAATAATACAATAAGTGTTAAAAGTGATAAGATGTTTGTATAA